A single region of the Cucumis melo cultivar AY chromosome 3, USDA_Cmelo_AY_1.0, whole genome shotgun sequence genome encodes:
- the LOC103488147 gene encoding uncharacterized protein LOC103488147 produces MDNYSYSSYPDSRDSSPRSCENPSWDDPSTNLNPTHHSYKVKFMCSYGGKIQPRAHDNQLTYTGGDTKILAVDRTITFSALSSRLSSLCCDVTVCFKYQLPGEDLDALISVTNDEDLEHMMLEYDRLYRVSKPARLRLFLFPLNPPVVPTILASQDPKSDRQWFVDALNSVRIQPLEDSSSPPVDPPGSASNPDFLFGFDKGYHPTPVPGSNLTDLPTSNTAVKDVSAGSDCGSEDRHLVGEPAVSPSEFQKQILDLQRLQVTNERSSDETNSKTSASDSHPPKIAEKIAPPPAAVPLPVPLAVPTAYFPDRQMISSGYTVAASANAPATDQSIYLIPTAAGLFQAQTLRPISGPVGHQPYYGMPTYREAQVHSSVAQPNVGVYTSEGIQMMQPKITVNEAGYTQVAYDHNTGRQVYFTTAPPYQTMAPVAVDHGRPSVGGGGGVSSYNPDGNVINTSKASGL; encoded by the coding sequence ATGGATAACTATTCCTACTCCTCCTATCCCGATTCTCGCGACTCCTCTCCTCGTTCCTGCGAAAACCCTTCTTGGGACGACCCCTCTACCAATCTCAACCCCACCCACCACAGCTACAAAGTCAAATTCATGTGTAGCTATGGCGGCAAGATACAACCCAGAGCTCACGACAATCAACTTACTTACACCGGCGGCGACACCAAGATTCTCGCCGTCGATCGTACTATCACTTTCTCTGCTCTTTCTTCCAGGTTATCTTCTCTCTGCTGCGACGTTACTGTTTGTTTTAAGTACCAACTTCCTGGCGAAGATCTCGATGCTTTGATATCTGTTACCAACGACGAAGATCTTGAGCACATGATGTTGGAGTATGACCGGTTGTATCGTGTCTCGAAGCCTGCGAGGTTACGgctttttctctttcctttaaACCCACCTGTTGTCCCGACGATTCTTGCCTCCCAGGACCCCAAATCGGACAGGCAATGGTTCGTCGATGCGTTGAATTCTGTGCGGATTCAGCCTCTGGAAGATTCTTCCTCCCCGCCTGTTGATCCTCCTGGATCTGCCTCGAATCCTGATTTCTTGTTTGGATTTGATAAAGGTTACCATCCAACTCCGGTTCCAGGTTCTAACTTGACGGATTTACCCACCTCGAACACCGCTGTGAAGGACGTTTCCGCTGGGTCTGATTGTGGATCTGAAGATCGTCATTTAGTCGGAGAACCTGCTGTTTCTCCGTCGGAGTTTCAAAAGCAGATTCTGGACTTGCAGAGATTGCAAGTGACGAATGAGAGAAGCAGCGATGAGACCAACTCAAAAACTTCTGCTAGCGATTCTCACCCACCAAAAATTGCAGAGAAAATCGCTCCACCACCGGCGGCAGTTCCTCTGCCTGTACCATTAGCAGTCCCCACGGCATACTTCCCCGACAGGCAGATGATCTCCAGTGGTTATACAGTAGCTGCTTCAGCCAATGCTCCGGCCACCGACCAGTCAATATATCTAATTCCGACTGCCGCGGGTTTATTTCAAGCTCAAACGCTTAGACCCATCAGCGGACCAGTTGGGCACCAGCCTTATTACGGAATGCCAACATACCGTGAAGCCCAGGTTCATAGTTCGGTGGCACAACCAAATGTCGGAGTTTACACTTCAGAGGGGATTCAAATGATGCAGCCCAAGATTACCGTAAACGAGGCCGGCTACACTCAGGTTGCATATGATCACAACACCGGCCGACAAGTTTACTTCACCACCGCGCCACCGTATCAGACCATGGCTCCGGTGGCGGTTGATCACGGGAGACCTAGTGtcggtggtggtggtggtgtaAGCTCCTATAATCCGGATGGTAACGTGATTAACACCTCCAAAGCCTCTGGTTTATGA
- the LOC103488146 gene encoding CBL-interacting serine/threonine-protein kinase 8 isoform X1 gives MVVRKVGKYEVGRTIGEGTFAKVKFAQNTETGESVAMKVLDRSTIIKHKMVEQIKKEISIMKLVRHPYIVRLHEVLASRTKIYIILEYITGGELFDKIVRHGRLSEAESRKYFQQLIDGVDYCHSKGVYHRDLKPENLLLDSLGNLKISDFGLSALPEQGVSLLRTTCGTPNYVAPEVLNHKGYDGAMADVWSCGVILYVLMAGYLPFDELDLTTLYSKIERADFSCPSWFPVGAKALICRIFDPNPSTRITIEQIRENEWFKKNYVSVKLVEDEDVNLDDVNAVFDDPEEPRTEEQSGNENMSPLALNAFDLIILSQGLNLGTMFDRGQDSMKYPTRFVCQKPAKVLLSTMEVVAQSMGFKTHIRNYKMRVEGPSASKTSYFSVIMEIFEVAPTFYMVDIQKAAGETSEYLKTLKQCHCMSQFYKSFYSNLEDIVWKPSFDTSKSRSGKNKSKKR, from the exons ATGGTGGTTAGAAAAGTCGGCAAGTACGAGGTCGGGAGGACGATTGGTGAAGGTACTTTCGCGAAGGTAAAGTTTGCTCAAAACACTGAGACTGGCGAGAGTGTTGCTATGAAAGTCCTCGATCGGAGCACCATAATCAAGCACAAGATGGTCGAGCAG ATAAAGAAGGAGATTTCAATCATGAAGCTTGTGAGGCACCCTTATATTGTTCGTCTTCATGAG GTTCTTGCAAGCCGTACTAAGATTTACATAATCTTGGAGTACATTACTGGTGGTGAATTGTTTGACAAAATA GTTCGTCATGGACGGCTTAGTGAAGCTGAATCTAGGAAGTACTTCCAACAGCTAATTGATGGTGTAGATTATTGCCACAGCAAGGGAGTATACCACAGAGATTTAAAA CCTGAGAATCTGCTACTCGACTCCCTAGGTAATTTAAAGATCTCAGACTTTGGTCTGAGTGCGTTGCCTGAACAA GGAGTTAGCCTACTCCGCACAACATGTGGGACTCCAAACTATGTAGCACCAGAG GTGCTCAATCACAAGGGTTACGATGGTGCCATGGCAGATGTTTGGTCCTGTGGGGTAATCCTTTATGTGTTGATGGCAGGATATCTTCCATTTGATGAGCTTGATCTCACCACGTTATATAGTAAG ATTGAAAGAGCAGACTTTTCATGTCCATCTTGGTTCCCGGTGGGGGCAAAAGCCTTAATCTGCAGAATATTTGACCCCAATCCTTCTACT CGTATTACAATCGAACAGATCAGAGAGAACGAGTGGTTCAAGAAAAATTATGTTTCTGTCAAATTGGTCGAAGATGAAGATGTAAATCTAGACGATGTGAATGCTGTCTTTGATGATCCTGAG GAACCAAGGACCGAAGAACAAAGCGGTAACGAGAATATGAGCCCTCTGGCCCTTAATGCATTTGATCTAATAATTCTATCGCAAGGTTTAAACCTGGGAACGATGTTTGACCGTGGCCAG GATTCTATGAAGTACCCTACACGCTTCGTCTGCCAAAAGCCTGCAAAGGTCTTATTGTCAACAATGGAAGTCGTAGCTCAATCAATGGGTTTCAAGACACACATACGCAATTACAAG ATGAGAGTAGAAGGTCCTTCGGCAAGTAAAACATCCTATTTCTCAGTCATTATGGAA ATTTTTGAAGTTGCTCCCACGTTCTATATGGTCGACATTCAGAAAGCAGCTGGGGAAACCAGCGAGTACCTCAAG ACATTGAAACAATGCCATTGCATGTCACAGTTCTACAAGAGCTTTTATAGCAATCTTGAAGATATCGTCTGGAAACCATCATTTGACACCAGCAAATCGAGGAGCGGCAAGAACAAAAGTAAAAAACGTTGA
- the LOC103488146 gene encoding CBL-interacting serine/threonine-protein kinase 8 isoform X2 codes for MVVRKVGKYEVGRTIGEGTFAKVKFAQNTETGESVAMKVLDRSTIIKHKMVEQIKKEISIMKLVRHPYIVRLHEVLASRTKIYIILEYITGGELFDKIVRHGRLSEAESRKYFQQLIDGVDYCHSKGVYHRDLKPENLLLDSLGNLKISDFGLSALPEQGVSLLRTTCGTPNYVAPEVLNHKGYDGAMADVWSCGVILYVLMAGYLPFDELDLTTLYSKIERADFSCPSWFPVGAKALICRIFDPNPSTRITIEQIRENEWFKKNYVSVKLVEDEDVNLDDVNAVFDDPEEPRTEEQSGNENMSPLALNAFDLIILSQGLNLGTMFDRGQDSMKYPTRFVCQKPAKVLLSTMEVVAQSMGFKTHIRNYKMRVEGPSASKTSYFSVIMEIFEVAPTFYMVDIQKAAGETSEYLKFYKSFYSNLEDIVWKPSFDTSKSRSGKNKSKKR; via the exons ATGGTGGTTAGAAAAGTCGGCAAGTACGAGGTCGGGAGGACGATTGGTGAAGGTACTTTCGCGAAGGTAAAGTTTGCTCAAAACACTGAGACTGGCGAGAGTGTTGCTATGAAAGTCCTCGATCGGAGCACCATAATCAAGCACAAGATGGTCGAGCAG ATAAAGAAGGAGATTTCAATCATGAAGCTTGTGAGGCACCCTTATATTGTTCGTCTTCATGAG GTTCTTGCAAGCCGTACTAAGATTTACATAATCTTGGAGTACATTACTGGTGGTGAATTGTTTGACAAAATA GTTCGTCATGGACGGCTTAGTGAAGCTGAATCTAGGAAGTACTTCCAACAGCTAATTGATGGTGTAGATTATTGCCACAGCAAGGGAGTATACCACAGAGATTTAAAA CCTGAGAATCTGCTACTCGACTCCCTAGGTAATTTAAAGATCTCAGACTTTGGTCTGAGTGCGTTGCCTGAACAA GGAGTTAGCCTACTCCGCACAACATGTGGGACTCCAAACTATGTAGCACCAGAG GTGCTCAATCACAAGGGTTACGATGGTGCCATGGCAGATGTTTGGTCCTGTGGGGTAATCCTTTATGTGTTGATGGCAGGATATCTTCCATTTGATGAGCTTGATCTCACCACGTTATATAGTAAG ATTGAAAGAGCAGACTTTTCATGTCCATCTTGGTTCCCGGTGGGGGCAAAAGCCTTAATCTGCAGAATATTTGACCCCAATCCTTCTACT CGTATTACAATCGAACAGATCAGAGAGAACGAGTGGTTCAAGAAAAATTATGTTTCTGTCAAATTGGTCGAAGATGAAGATGTAAATCTAGACGATGTGAATGCTGTCTTTGATGATCCTGAG GAACCAAGGACCGAAGAACAAAGCGGTAACGAGAATATGAGCCCTCTGGCCCTTAATGCATTTGATCTAATAATTCTATCGCAAGGTTTAAACCTGGGAACGATGTTTGACCGTGGCCAG GATTCTATGAAGTACCCTACACGCTTCGTCTGCCAAAAGCCTGCAAAGGTCTTATTGTCAACAATGGAAGTCGTAGCTCAATCAATGGGTTTCAAGACACACATACGCAATTACAAG ATGAGAGTAGAAGGTCCTTCGGCAAGTAAAACATCCTATTTCTCAGTCATTATGGAA ATTTTTGAAGTTGCTCCCACGTTCTATATGGTCGACATTCAGAAAGCAGCTGGGGAAACCAGCGAGTACCTCAAG TTCTACAAGAGCTTTTATAGCAATCTTGAAGATATCGTCTGGAAACCATCATTTGACACCAGCAAATCGAGGAGCGGCAAGAACAAAAGTAAAAAACGTTGA
- the LOC103488145 gene encoding putative pentatricopeptide repeat-containing protein At5g52630, which yields MASFPSVSLTAALNLEPHPRKRHSTSCPLNDKDKSVGFQKNHSLIQLNVVDAEEPKLGTRIESSYYFPLLQECIDRNLATEARMIHGHIVKTGFHEDLFVMTFLVNVYSKCGVMESAHKVFDNLPRRNVIAWTTLLTGYVQNSHPLLALQLFIQMLEAGAYPSNYTLGIVLNACSSLQSIEFGKQVHAYIIKYHIDFDTSIGNSLSSFYSKFRSLEFAIRAFQKIKEKDVISWTSAISSCCDNGQAARSLSFFIDMLLDGVEPNEYTLASVLSACCVKLTLDLGAQIHSLSIKLGYGSSILIKNSIMYLYLKCGWLIEAQKLFEGMETLNLITWNAMIAGHAKMMDLAEDDIAAHKSGSTALAMFQKLYRSGMKPDLFTFSSVLSVCSNLVALEQGEQIHGQIIKSGVLADVVVGTALVSMYNKCGSIDKASKAFLEMPSRTMISWTSMITGFARHGLSQQALQLFEDMRLVGIKPNQVTFVGVLSACSHAGLADEALYYFELMQKQYNIKPVMDHFACLIDMYLRLGRVEEAFDVVQKMNFEPNETIWSMLIAGCRSHGKSDLGFYAAEQLLKLKPKDVETYVSLLNMHVSAGRWKEVSKVRKLMKEEKVGKLKDWSWISIKEKVYSFKPNDKSHCQSAEMYNLLETVFNEVKALGYEPVEDVELIEKEEDEGKVLSPTIHHSEKLAIAFGLLNLPTATPIRVVKSITMCRDCHKFIRFVSLLKGREVVIRDSKQLHKFLNGYCSCGGYGDYL from the coding sequence TGTTGCAAGAATGTATAGATAGGAACTTAGCTACGGAAGCAAGAATGATCCATGGACATATCGTAAAAACTGGATTTCACGAAGACTTATTTGTAATGACTTTTCTTGTTAATGTTTATTCCAAATGCGGAGTCATGGAAAGTGCTCACAAGGTGTTTGATAATTTGCCTAGAAGAAACGTCATTGCGTGGACAACTCTACTGACTGGTTATGTTCAGAATTCACACCCTCTCCTTGCTCTTCAATTATTCATACAAATGTTGGAAGCTGGAGCGTATCCTAGTAATTACACGCTCGGAATCGTGTTGAATGCTTGTTCTTCCTTGCAATCTATCGAATTCGGGAAGCAGGTTCATGCATATATTATCAAATACCATATAGATTTTGATACTAGTATTGGCAACTCTCTTTCTAGTTTCTACTCCAAGTTCAGAAGCTTAGAATTTGCCATAAGAGCCTTCCAGAAAATCAAGGAGAAGGATGTCATTTCATGGACTTCAGCTATATCTTCTTGTTGTGATAATGGTCAAGCAGCTCGGAGTTTAAGTTTCTTCATCGACATGCTCTTGGATGGTGTGGAACCAAACGAGTACACTTTAGCAAGTGTTTTGAGCGCTTGTTGTGTAAAGCTGACATTGGATTTAGGAGCACAGATTCATTCACTAAGCATTAAGCTTGGTTATGGTTCAAGCATACTGATAAAAAATTCTATCATGTATTTGTACTTGAAATGTGGATGGCTTATTGAGGCTCAGAAATTGTTTGAAGGTATGGAGACTCTCAATTTGATTACATGGAATGCAATGATTGCAGGCCATGCTAAAATGATGGATCTTGCTGAAGATGATATTGCAGCTCACAAGAgtggatctacagcacttgctaTGTTCCAGAAATTATATCGCTCGGGAATGAAACCCGATCTGTTCACATTCTCAAGTGTTTTGAGTGTTTGTAGTAATCTAGTAGCCTTAGAACAAGGGGAACAGATTCATGGTCAGATCATCAAAAGTGGTGTATTGGCAGATGTTGTGGTGGGAACTGCACTGGTGAGTATGTATAACAAATGTGGAAGTATTGACAAGGCGAGTAAAGCTTTTTTGGAGATGCCTTCGAGAACAATGATATCATGGACTTCGATGATTACAGGATTTGCACGACACGGTTTGTCTCAACAAGCACTTCAACTCTTTGAAGACATGAGATTGGTAGGAATTAAACCAAACCAAGTCACTTTTGTAGGAGTTCTATCAGCTTGTAGCCATGCTGGTTTGGCTGATGAAGCACTCTATTACTTTGAATTAATGCAAAAGCAATACAACATTAAGCCTGTAATGGACCATTTTGCATGCCTGATTGATATGTATTTGAGGTTGGGTCGGGTTGAAGAAGCTTTCGATGTAGTCCAGAAGATGAATTTTGAGCCTAATGAAACAATCTGGTCCATGTTAATAGCTGGATGTCGAAGTCATGGGAAATCCGATTTAGGGTTTTACGCTGCCGAGCAGTTACTCAAACTCAAACCGAAAGACGTCGAGACATATGTCTCCCTGCTAAACATGCACGTCTCTGCTGGGAGATGGAAGGAAGTTTCCAAAGTGAGGAAATTAATGAAAGAGGAGAAGGTTGGGAAGTTGAAAGATTGGAGCTGGATTAGCATCAAAgaaaaagtttattcatttaaacCCAATGACAAGTCTCATTGTCAAAGTGCAGAGATGTACAATTTGTTGGAGACTGTATTCAATGAGGTAAAAGCTCTCGGTTACGAGCCAGTTGAAGATGTGGAATTAATTGAAAAAGAGGAAGACGAGGGAAAAGTATTATCCCCTACCATTCATCATAGCGAAAAGTTAGCCATTGCTTTCGGTTTGTTAAACCTGCCAACTGCCACCCCAATTCGGGTTGTAAAGAGCATCACCATGTGTAGGGATTGCCACAAATTTATCAGATTCGTTTCTTTATTGAAAGGAAGGGAAGTTGTCATCCGAGATAGTAAGCAGCTTCACAAGTTTTTGAACGGATACTGTTCTTGTGGAGGATATGGAGATTATCTTTAA